A window from Vicia villosa cultivar HV-30 ecotype Madison, WI unplaced genomic scaffold, Vvil1.0 ctg.000388F_1_1_2_unsc, whole genome shotgun sequence encodes these proteins:
- the LOC131627633 gene encoding protein TIFY 5A-like: MRRNCNLELCLFPQYVSDNNHNHNNHMVEEERDSDQSSIQNQQQPLTIFYDGKMCVTDVTEFQAKSILMMANRKVQETVKTPTESEASTPTTVESPHQLYSPGPALSMKMSLQRFLQKRKNRAQQASPYNH; encoded by the exons ATGAGGAGGAACTGCAACTTAGAACTCTGCCTTTTTCCTCAATATGTATCTGATAACAATCACAATCACAACAATCACat GgttgaagaagaaagagatagtGATCAAAGTTCAATCCAAAATCAGCAACAGCCACTGACTATTTTCTACGATGGCAAGATGTGTGTTACTGATGTTACTGAGTTTCAG GCCAAATCAATCTTAATGATGGCAAATAGAAAAGTGCAAGAAACGGTAAAGACACCAACAGAGTCAGAGGCATCAACACCAACAACAGTAGAATCTCCTCATCAATTGTATAGCCCTGGTCCTGCTCTATCAATGAAAATGTCTTTGCAACGGTTTctacaaaagagaaaaaataggGCTCAACAAGCTTCTCCATACAATCATTAG
- the LOC131627632 gene encoding protein TIFY 5A-like, with product MRRNCNLELCLFPQYVSDSTHNQNNHMFEEEKDSDKSSMQNQQQPLTIFYDGKMCVIDVTEFQAKSILMMADRKVQETVMTPESKASTPTIVQSPHQLYSPGPAPALSMRTSLQRFLQKRKNRIQQASPYNH from the exons ATGAGGAGGAATTGCAACTTAGAACTCTGCCTTTTTCCTCAATACGTTTCTGATAGCACTCACAATCAAAACAATCACAT gtttgaagaagaaaaagatagtGATAAGAGTTCAATGCAAAACCAGCAACAGCCGCTGACTATTTTCTACGATGGCAAGATGTGTGTTATTGATGTCACAGAGTTTCag GCCAAATCAATCTTAATGATGGCAGATAGAAAAGTGCAAGAAACAGTAATGACACCAGAGTCAAAGGCATCAACACCAACAATTGTACAATCTCCACATCAATTGTATAGCCCTGGACCTGCTCCTGCTCTTTCAATGAGAACATCTTTGCAGCGGTTTCtgcaaaagagaaaaaataggaTTCAACAAGCTTCTCCATACAATCATTAG